A region from the Lentimonas sp. CC4 genome encodes:
- a CDS encoding nucleoside monophosphate kinase, whose product MASSPAGAAPEIASKDIQDLEVKDAQIIFQSVWTMLVDEIGEENLRFPKEIFWLNGAPGAGKGTNTNFIMNFRDLTAPPVVVSSLLESPEARKKIDAGMLVGDREVIEIILRKLLEPVYKSGAVVDGFPRTKVQVECVKLLFTKLVALRNKYAATLYSEYFKKPHFHIVVLFVDEKESVRRQIYRGEQARIHNEKVKESGDGELMELRATDLDPEAALNRYRTFKEKTYGALKDLREIFFYHFINAHGTIEEVRGRIDKELRYQGSLELDEATYDRLSSIPIASTLSKHARQDLVDRLDSYEQRQNDLFSHVVDTINRDFMPIVQRHAISGMAVVNTEDRLFDDTVALAMLIDIFSERGYHAIVDVRREEVPESIDPKTFKIKNRIKRVCRVRVQFKGSEIRRGR is encoded by the coding sequence ATGGCTTCTTCACCCGCCGGCGCAGCTCCGGAAATCGCATCCAAGGATATACAAGACCTCGAGGTCAAAGACGCGCAGATTATCTTCCAATCCGTTTGGACGATGCTCGTTGATGAGATCGGCGAAGAGAACTTACGTTTTCCGAAGGAAATTTTCTGGCTGAATGGTGCGCCTGGCGCAGGTAAGGGCACGAATACCAATTTCATTATGAACTTCCGCGATTTGACTGCGCCGCCGGTGGTCGTCAGTTCGCTGCTGGAAAGCCCTGAAGCGCGTAAGAAGATTGATGCGGGGATGTTGGTGGGTGACCGCGAGGTGATCGAAATTATCCTACGTAAGTTGCTGGAGCCGGTGTATAAATCCGGGGCGGTGGTCGATGGCTTTCCACGCACAAAGGTGCAGGTGGAGTGCGTGAAGTTACTGTTCACCAAGCTTGTAGCGTTGCGTAATAAGTATGCCGCGACCCTCTATTCCGAGTATTTCAAAAAGCCACACTTCCATATCGTCGTGCTATTCGTAGACGAGAAAGAGAGCGTGCGCCGTCAAATTTATCGTGGAGAGCAGGCTCGTATTCATAATGAAAAGGTCAAGGAGTCCGGTGATGGCGAGTTGATGGAACTCCGTGCGACCGACCTCGACCCAGAAGCAGCGCTCAATCGCTACCGCACTTTTAAGGAAAAGACTTACGGCGCACTCAAGGATCTACGTGAGATCTTCTTCTACCACTTTATCAATGCGCATGGCACGATCGAAGAAGTCCGTGGACGTATCGATAAGGAGCTGCGCTATCAGGGCTCACTCGAACTCGACGAAGCCACTTACGACCGTCTCTCATCGATTCCGATCGCCAGCACGCTCTCGAAGCATGCACGTCAGGATCTCGTTGATCGTCTCGACTCCTATGAGCAGCGCCAGAATGATCTCTTCTCGCATGTTGTGGATACGATTAACCGCGACTTTATGCCGATCGTTCAACGTCATGCGATTTCAGGCATGGCTGTGGTGAATACCGAGGATCGGTTATTTGATGATACAGTGGCGCTTGCCATGTTGATCGATATTTTCTCTGAGCGTGGTTACCATGCGATTGTAGACGTCCGTCGCGAGGAAGTGCCTGAGTCGATCGATCCGAAGACCTTTAAGATCAAGAACCGCATCAAACGTGTTTGCCGCGTGCGCGTGCAGTTCAAGGGCTCCGAGATCCGTCGCGGGCGCTAA
- a CDS encoding NAD(P)-dependent oxidoreductase, protein MNSESLAVIGLGIIGSIWAEHYKTDGCLVASWNRTPKPELDLMQATLAECAERATLLQICLYDAASVESVLDQLEPFLTDTHCVIQSSTIDSASAERIAARVRATGASYVESPFTGSKPAAEVRKTVFFMGGEPEDIKRVQPPLAQISAQQFHIGSPAQAATIKLAMNLQIAVMTEALCESITMSRDAGIEDDTFFEVMKQNVAWSGLAELKEPKLRDADFAPQFSVKNMHKDMRLAQQSSKGELPILKQVCECLNQTEAAGHGDDDFISLIKVLKS, encoded by the coding sequence ATGAATTCAGAATCACTCGCAGTCATTGGCCTTGGCATCATCGGATCCATCTGGGCGGAACACTATAAAACGGACGGTTGCTTAGTCGCGTCGTGGAATCGCACGCCGAAGCCTGAGCTCGATCTGATGCAGGCAACGCTGGCGGAGTGCGCAGAACGCGCGACGCTGTTACAAATCTGCCTGTATGATGCGGCGTCGGTCGAGTCGGTGCTCGATCAACTGGAACCGTTCCTCACTGACACGCATTGCGTGATTCAGTCTTCGACCATCGACAGCGCGAGCGCGGAGCGCATTGCCGCACGTGTGCGCGCCACCGGTGCGAGCTATGTCGAATCCCCCTTCACAGGTAGCAAGCCAGCCGCCGAAGTGCGCAAGACGGTATTCTTTATGGGCGGCGAACCGGAGGATATCAAACGCGTGCAACCACCCCTGGCACAGATCTCCGCTCAACAATTCCATATCGGCTCGCCCGCTCAAGCGGCGACGATCAAGTTGGCGATGAATCTACAAATCGCAGTGATGACAGAAGCGCTCTGCGAGAGTATCACGATGAGTCGCGATGCAGGCATTGAGGACGACACATTCTTTGAGGTGATGAAGCAGAACGTCGCATGGTCAGGGCTTGCAGAACTCAAGGAGCCGAAACTACGCGACGCAGATTTCGCGCCTCAGTTTTCGGTCAAGAACATGCACAAGGATATGCGTCTGGCGCAGCAAAGTAGCAAGGGTGAGCTGCCGATCCTAAAGCAAGTTTGCGAGTGCCTGAATCAAACCGAAGCCGCCGGCCACGGTGATGACGACTTCATCTCGCTGATTAAAGTGTTGAAGAGCTAA
- a CDS encoding YecH family metal-binding protein — translation MNSTASDIHGHKVIEMMIASGDQYSTERLQAAIDETFGAESKFCTCEEDHLSSKELIELLWTKGKFIGTKDAFTFDTEHKSDCHG, via the coding sequence ATGAACTCAACAGCATCAGACATCCACGGACACAAAGTCATCGAAATGATGATTGCCTCAGGCGATCAGTATAGCACCGAGCGCCTACAAGCCGCGATCGACGAAACATTCGGCGCTGAGAGTAAATTCTGCACCTGCGAAGAAGATCATTTATCATCCAAAGAACTCATTGAGTTGCTATGGACAAAAGGGAAATTCATCGGAACGAAAGACGCCTTCACGTTTGATACGGAGCACAAATCCGACTGCCACGGCTGA
- a CDS encoding pyridoxamine 5'-phosphate oxidase family protein, with protein sequence MNIPDTFWAAFEQRKDPSILCTVDRDGTPNSIYVGVMRRVDEHIEIVDSAFSKTRDNLLRGSSCSFLFITEEFVAYQLKCQPIYTDTDEALTAAKEWMPTTYTPKAVLTLQIQSIYTGAQCIYPTH encoded by the coding sequence ATGAACATTCCAGACACCTTTTGGGCTGCCTTTGAACAACGCAAAGACCCTAGCATTCTTTGCACAGTCGATCGCGACGGCACTCCCAACTCAATTTATGTCGGCGTGATGCGTCGCGTCGATGAACACATCGAGATCGTCGATAGCGCATTTTCTAAAACAAGAGACAATCTGCTGCGTGGATCGAGCTGCTCCTTCCTATTCATCACGGAGGAGTTCGTAGCCTATCAACTCAAATGTCAGCCGATCTACACGGATACCGATGAAGCGCTTACTGCAGCCAAAGAATGGATGCCAACCACCTACACGCCCAAGGCAGTCTTAACACTACAGATCCAGTCCATCTACACGGGTGCCCAATGCATCTATCCCACTCACTAA
- a CDS encoding AI-2E family transporter produces the protein MSDTAESTRMINAKTFMEVLIRFSLIAFIVVLCARVFAPFTGIMLWALIMAVALYPVHQKFVKTFKCKQGRASTIMVILLMVGFGVPMFFVANAVLARAQHAHNALVTQTYEIDPPKESVAEWPVVGERVYQAWDAAATNLPELIKSNHDLLVKYSKDGLGFAVSGASSMLKLFAAFVVASVMMAFGDSGIAGLKKIYRRACGPEKGESMRKLCTATVRSVAVGVLGVAVIQSLLFGVGFIFADIPAAGVLTLIVLIFGILQLPALLLAVPIIAYMWMVGDASSVMNVVFTIFFIVAALADNVLKPMLLGRGVDAPMPVILIGALGGMITAGFIGLFIGAVLLAVGYQVFMGWVDEDPHAEELHASSVPASEEA, from the coding sequence ATGAGCGATACTGCCGAATCGACCCGAATGATCAATGCGAAGACCTTTATGGAGGTCTTGATACGTTTTAGCCTAATTGCCTTTATTGTGGTGCTGTGCGCCAGAGTGTTTGCACCGTTTACTGGCATTATGTTGTGGGCCTTGATTATGGCAGTTGCGCTCTACCCAGTGCACCAGAAGTTTGTGAAGACCTTTAAGTGCAAGCAAGGCAGAGCTTCGACAATCATGGTGATCCTATTGATGGTGGGCTTTGGTGTGCCGATGTTTTTCGTTGCCAATGCAGTTCTGGCACGTGCGCAGCATGCGCACAATGCCTTGGTCACTCAGACCTATGAGATCGATCCTCCCAAGGAATCGGTGGCAGAATGGCCAGTTGTGGGCGAGCGTGTGTATCAAGCATGGGATGCCGCAGCGACCAATTTACCTGAGTTAATTAAGAGTAACCACGACTTACTGGTCAAATACAGTAAGGATGGGCTTGGTTTTGCAGTGAGTGGTGCCAGTTCGATGCTTAAACTTTTTGCCGCCTTCGTCGTGGCCTCAGTGATGATGGCCTTTGGTGACTCCGGTATCGCGGGACTGAAAAAGATTTATCGTCGTGCTTGCGGACCTGAGAAGGGCGAGAGTATGCGTAAGTTGTGCACCGCGACGGTGCGATCAGTTGCAGTTGGCGTGCTGGGTGTGGCAGTGATTCAGTCGCTGCTCTTTGGTGTGGGCTTTATCTTTGCGGACATTCCAGCAGCGGGTGTGCTGACATTGATCGTGCTGATCTTTGGTATTTTACAACTCCCTGCGCTGCTGTTGGCTGTTCCAATTATTGCCTACATGTGGATGGTCGGTGATGCCTCTTCGGTGATGAATGTGGTCTTCACGATTTTCTTCATCGTCGCAGCACTCGCGGATAATGTGCTCAAACCGATGCTGCTCGGGCGCGGTGTCGATGCGCCGATGCCAGTTATTTTGATTGGTGCTTTGGGCGGTATGATTACTGCCGGTTTTATCGGTTTGTTTATCGGTGCAGTGTTATTGGCTGTCGGCTATCAAGTCTTCATGGGCTGGGTCGACGAAGATCCGCACGCTGAAGAGCTGCATGCGTCATCGGTTCCTGCCTCCGAGGAGGCGTGA
- a CDS encoding peptidase M42 yields the protein MTSASKDSLDEFLEILRHLVREPSVVGSEDSFFRVLRRELDEVDVKIEYHLGLLVAKGSAPNDLIISAHVDRNGLICTGPNEFQYAAFISGNRGELTGDSISEQMIANVADRFTSQRVQAHLPYVGTYLGQGTISNGYLCPKRKNLIFELDGLNFLQPGSCISFVDRLQVTDTHLSAQLDNVLSVALIIYLFRKGFKGTALFTAQEEAGRSWRYALAWFQRNNIKTNRLLVLDTSPYPTPQAAAEQDVVLRNKDASAAFAPCFTAEVADRCQQLGIRTSYKDAWIEQQNLDNNRPAPMSLGRTELGRLIAATEGNISGTTLQIPTTGYHTANETASLNSVRAIIQLLSSYIH from the coding sequence ATGACCTCAGCAAGTAAAGACAGCTTAGACGAATTCTTAGAAATATTGCGCCATCTGGTGCGTGAGCCCTCAGTGGTCGGTTCGGAAGATTCCTTTTTTCGCGTATTGCGCCGTGAATTAGACGAAGTGGATGTCAAAATTGAATACCACCTCGGCTTGCTAGTCGCCAAAGGCAGTGCGCCCAACGATTTGATTATTTCAGCGCATGTCGATCGCAACGGCTTGATCTGCACGGGGCCGAACGAATTTCAATACGCCGCATTTATATCCGGCAATCGTGGCGAGCTGACCGGCGACTCGATCTCCGAGCAAATGATCGCCAACGTCGCTGACCGCTTCACCAGCCAACGCGTGCAAGCACACCTCCCGTATGTCGGCACTTACCTCGGACAAGGAACGATCTCCAACGGCTACCTCTGCCCGAAGCGAAAGAATCTGATCTTCGAATTAGATGGCCTCAATTTCCTACAGCCAGGCAGCTGTATTTCCTTCGTTGATCGGCTACAAGTGACCGACACGCACCTCTCTGCTCAGCTTGACAATGTCCTGAGCGTTGCACTCATCATTTATTTATTCCGTAAAGGATTCAAAGGCACCGCTCTGTTTACCGCTCAAGAAGAAGCAGGCCGCAGCTGGCGCTATGCGCTCGCTTGGTTTCAACGGAATAACATCAAAACAAATCGGCTGCTAGTGCTAGACACGAGCCCCTACCCGACTCCACAAGCCGCAGCCGAACAAGACGTCGTGCTACGCAATAAAGATGCCAGCGCAGCATTCGCCCCTTGCTTCACCGCTGAAGTTGCGGACCGCTGTCAGCAATTAGGCATTCGCACCAGCTACAAAGACGCATGGATCGAACAGCAAAACCTCGACAATAACCGCCCGGCCCCCATGTCTCTGGGCCGCACGGAACTAGGCCGTCTCATCGCAGCCACCGAAGGTAACATCAGCGGCACCACCCTACAAATTCCAACCACCGGCTATCACACAGCCAACGAAACTGCATCTCTAAATTCCGTCCGTGCCATCATACAACTTCTGAGCAGCTATATCCATTAG
- a CDS encoding Dyp-type peroxidase yields the protein MNIESIPQAAIFNPRCSHSHNLEYQVAPGTTVAALKGALKEVLSNKPKEVELLIAFGKATWTQLHPNISPADLQDFQTLSGKNNHSIPSTQCDLYLWIQAHDLTVLAEALTAIQAALEPIATLSLEVAGFVNAECRDVTGFVDGTGNPKEDQRAAAAIIPNGEPGAGGSYLLAQKWNHKMKRFHGLSTHEQEQTIGRTKATDIELEGEQMPPNSHVSRTDVKVDGKAMKIWRRSSPFASAKEQGLYFLGFSCEIERFDIQLKRMLGLSEDNISDRLIEFSVAVSSSYLFAPSIGDLATAIS from the coding sequence ATGAACATAGAATCCATCCCACAAGCGGCTATTTTCAACCCACGCTGCAGCCACTCTCATAACCTGGAATACCAGGTCGCCCCAGGCACTACGGTAGCGGCTCTTAAAGGTGCACTCAAAGAAGTGCTCTCCAATAAGCCCAAGGAGGTTGAATTACTGATCGCCTTTGGCAAAGCGACATGGACACAGCTCCACCCCAATATCAGCCCCGCGGATTTGCAGGACTTTCAAACCCTTAGCGGAAAAAACAATCACAGTATTCCAAGCACTCAATGTGATCTATATTTGTGGATACAGGCGCACGACCTAACCGTGCTCGCGGAAGCGCTCACAGCCATTCAAGCAGCACTGGAACCGATTGCCACACTCAGCCTAGAAGTCGCAGGGTTCGTAAATGCCGAATGCAGAGATGTCACTGGATTTGTCGACGGCACTGGCAATCCCAAAGAAGACCAAAGAGCTGCAGCCGCCATTATTCCAAACGGCGAACCTGGCGCAGGCGGCTCCTATTTGCTGGCTCAAAAGTGGAACCATAAAATGAAGCGTTTCCATGGCCTCTCGACGCACGAACAAGAGCAAACGATTGGACGAACCAAAGCCACGGACATCGAACTCGAAGGCGAGCAGATGCCACCCAACTCACATGTCAGCCGAACCGACGTCAAAGTGGACGGCAAGGCGATGAAAATTTGGCGACGCAGTTCCCCCTTTGCATCCGCCAAGGAACAAGGGCTGTATTTCCTCGGATTCTCCTGTGAGATCGAGCGATTCGACATTCAGCTCAAACGCATGCTAGGCCTCTCCGAAGACAACATTTCAGATCGCCTCATCGAATTCTCCGTTGCCGTCTCAAGCTCCTATTTGTTTGCCCCATCCATCGGCGACCTCGCGACTGCAATCAGCTGA